In Candidatus Poribacteria bacterium, the DNA window ACCCATGATGGCATTCAGTATGTTTCATTATTCACGCAGCGGGACAAGGGTGCAGGCACAATGCTGTTTTATATTGGTGGAGATGCCATCAAGTGGGGAGGGGCTGCTGTATTTAATATTCAGCCGGATGCCAGTATCCATGCGCTCGACGGCACTGCTGGACAACAAGTAGCGCCGGGAAAATTCGGTGAATGGCATCATTTCCGTATCGTGCTTGACTTTAAAGATAGAACTTATGACTTTTACGTTGATGACGAACAAGTCGCCGATGATTTCGGTTTTAGGGGTGAGGGTGGCAAAGGCGGCGTGAATCCGGAGCTAAGCTGGATCTTCTTCGGTTGGGACCACCCCACTGCTCTGAAGGCTTATATTGATGACATTGAAATGGGAGACGGTGCGGGCGAAACGGCTGGCCAACCTCAAGCGGTTTCCGCCTCAGACAAACTCGCGACCACTTGGGGAAGGATCAAGCGACGATTGTAGCATTTGTTCATGTGTTCAGGCAATGGTAAAGGGTAGATGGACAGTAGACTTTTTCTTGACACTATTTTTTCAAAGTGCTATACTCTAATAAAATGGTTGTCAGTCGTCGGTTATCGGTTTGGCTTTTGAAATTAGAAAATCTTTTTCTATCTCGGACGTTCTTATAGGTAACGACGGTTCCAAGAAGCTGTTAGAGAATCAGAGACCTCTTAACTGAAAACTGATAACCGATGACCGATAACTACTTGGAAAGTGAGAACTTGACGTATGGCTATCAAAAGAGGAAATTCCGAGGATGCCTTTGAGGACCAAAAGACACTTGATGTCGTTTGGTATCAACAGCAGATGCGTGCCCTTCAAGGGACAATTGACATGCTTGAAGGGGAACTCGAAAGCATGCGGCAGCAGCAGCGGGTTGTCCATGTCAAGGAGCTTGAAACGCAGCTCTATGAGACACAGCGTGAGTTGATGGCGGCGGAACGACGCAACAAGCGGTTGATGAGCACCTTGCAGGAAGCGAAGGAGAAGCTGCAAATCCTGAAGGAAAAAGTTGCTCAACTCAGCGCGCCTCCCAATAATTACGGAGTCTTCCTCGGCGCGAATCAAGATGGTACTGTCGATATTGACATCAGCGGCAGAAAATGGCGCGTCAATATCGATCCAGCACTCAAGGGTAAAACCCTTGCGGTGGGACAAGAGGTCATTGTCAATAGCGGAATGAACGTTGTTGCCATCAAAAGTGCTGAGAGACACGGGGATGTCGTGAAAATTAAAGAGCGCATTGAAGATGAACTCGCTATTGTCAGCCTCCGCACCGATGAAGAGCGCGTTGTCAGAATAGCCGAATCTCTCAAAGAGGAGCCCCTGAAAACTGGTGATAATGTACTCCTCAACCATACGACAAGCATGCTCATGGAAAAGCTTCCCAAACGGGAAGTGGAAGACTTGCTGCTTGAGGAGGTACCCGATATCGGTTACGCCGACATCGGTGGACTTGATACACAAATAGAAGCGATTCGTGACGCAATTGAGCTGCCGTACCTCTATCCGAAGGAGTACGAAGAGTTTAACCTCTCACCGCCGAAAGGCGTTCTACTGTATGGTCCCCCTGGATGTGGTAAAACCTTGATCGCCCGAGCTGTTGCAAGTAGTATAGCCGAGCGCGTACGAAAAGAGAGCGGCAATGATGAGGTTCGCGGGTATTTCATCAATATTAAGGGGCCTGAGCTTTTAAATAAATACGTCGGCGAAACCGAACGTAAGATCCGAGAAGTTTTCCAAAAAGCGCGCGATAAATCGAGAGAAGGGTTTCCTGTTATCATCTTTTTCGATGAAATGGACTCCCTCTTCCGTTCGAGAGGTATGGGAATCTCATCGGATATGGAATCGACGCTCGTGCCACAGTTTCTCTCCGAAATTGATGGCGTTGAGAACTTACGCGATGTCATTGTCATTGGCGCGAGCAATCGGCAAGATCTCCTTGACCCGGCGGTTTTGCGTCCCGGTAGGCTTGATGTTAAAATTAAAATTGATCGGCCCAACTCAGAGGGTGCTAAAGACATCTTCGCAATATATCTAACACCGGATCTTCCGTTCGCTGAAAAGGTTTGTCAACAGTTTCAGGGAGATACACAGGCGATCGCGGACCACTTCGTTGATGAAGCTGTCCGTGAGATGTACGCCACCACAGATGAAAATCGGTTTATTGAGGTGACATACGCCCGTGGCGAACGCGAAACGCTCTTTTTTAAAGATTTTGTTAGTGGCGCAATGATCGAAAACATTGTTTCACGTGCCAAGAAAGCAGCGATCAAACGCTTTATCGGTTCCGATGGAGCAGACAAAGGGATGTGTCTTGACGATCTCAAGGCAGCTATCAGGGAAGAGTATCACGAAAATGAGGATCTGCCGAACACGACGAATCCTGACGATTGGGCAAAAATTTCAGGGCGGAAGGGCGAAAAGATCGTTAATATTCGTGCCTTGACTAATGAACCCACACGCGAGAAAAAACAGGATGTCCGGGTCACCCGAGGCGGAACTTTTCTTTAATGGCGGTCAGCAGTCAGCGGAGTAGCCGTCAGCCATCAGCAAGAGCGTATCACTTTATCAGAGGCCTCTTTGCTGACTGCCGATAGCCATTCTTGCTGATGGCTAATAAAAGATGGAAATACCAATCATAATGGGAACAGAGACTGAGTACGGCATCTCAGTCAAAAATGCACGTGAGCAAGACCCGGTCGCTGCCTCTACTTTGGTAGTCAACGCTTATAAGACTTGTAGAGGAGATGTTCCGAGTACGGCTACTTCTGTCACATGGGATTACGATCAGGAAAGTCCGTTGATGGATGCCCGCGGGTTTCTCGCAGAGACAGAAACACCTATCTCCGAGGCAGACACGAGCAGTGCTGTTAATGACATCCTAATCAACGGTGGTCGTTATTACGTCGATCACGCGCACCCTGAGTATTGTACACCAGAATGCGCGAACGCACGCGATCTGCTCCTATATGAAAAAGCAGGCGAATTAATATTAGAAGTCAGTAGGCTCGCAGCGGAACGGCTACTCCTTGACAATCAAGAGATTATCATATATAAAAACAACACCGATTACAAGGGGCATAGTTACGGGGCACATGAAAACTATCTCATGTCCCGTAAAGTACCGTTTGATACTATCGTTGATGGGTTAATGCCTTTCCTTGTTACTCGGATTATTATCACGGGGAGCGGCAAAGTCGGTGCGGAGAATGGGAGCGAGGAGACGGATTATCAAATCTCTCAACGCGCGGATTTCTTTGAAAAAGAGGTCGGGCTTAGCACTATGGTGAACCGCCCGCTGATTAACACGCGTGATGAACCGCATGCTGATGACAAGCTCTATCGACGTTTACACGTTATCGTCGGTGACTCAAACATGTCTGAATTCAGCATCTATCTCAAAGCGGGCATCACTTCTATCGCGCTCCAGTTAATCGAGAAAGGTGTTATCGGAAAAAAATTCAGTTTGAAGGATCCTGTCGCGGCGATAAAGTGTATCTCGCGCGATCTCTCTTGTAAGGAAGAGATCGAACTCGCGGATGGAAAGCAGTGGTCACCGATAGAAGTGCAACGCGCGTATCTCAAGTTGGCGCAGGAACACCTCACACCTGAGGAGCGCACCCCTATCGTTGAAGATGTCCTCAAGAAATGGCAATTCGTGCTGGATAATTTAGAAATAGACCCGGGGCGGTTGAGTCGCTATCTCGACTGGATTATCAAAAAGAAGTTGCTTGATGCATACCGAAAACGACACGAATATCAGTGGGACGACGCACATGTTCGTATGCTTGATCTCCAGTATCATGATATTCGTCCCGACAAAGGACTCTATATCAGGCTACTCAAGAACGGACATGTTAAACGCTTACTCAACCATGAAGAAATTGTGCACGCAATGCACTATCCACCTGTAGACACACGTGCCTATTTTCGTGGCACCTGTTTACGGAGATTTCCAAAGCATATTTACAGTGCAAGTTGGAATTCAATGATTTTTATCGGTAAATCGGGGGGACTTGACAAAATTATGATGGATCGTCCCCACTTCGGGACACAAAAGATTGTTGGCGAACTGTTGAACAACTGTACAGCAGAGGAACTCGTTAAGAAAATTCGAGGCGATGCCTCAGGATAGTTATCAGAGGAATGGTTATCAGTTATCAGAGGAAGTAGTTATCAGTTATCAGAGGAAATAGTTATCAGTTATCGGTTATCAGTTATCAGTTAAAAGAGGGTTGGGACAATGCCAAAGGTCTCTTAACTGAAAACTGAAAGGTTTTCGTAGAAAACCGCACTCTCACTGCGAGGCAAACTGACAACTATTCCCCTGACAACTGAAAGATTTTTTTCGTAGAAAAAAATCGTACTGTTCTCACTGCGAAGCATGACAACTATTAAAGGAGAAAATCATGTCGACTGAAAAACAACAAGAACACCTCAACCGTCATGTCGATGAAACCGAAGAGATCCAACCCGATGTTGGAAATGGCGAAATGGATGAGGAGTTCGTTGAAGACTTAGACACACTTCTTGATGAAATCGATGAGATTTTGGAAGAAGATTCACAGGAATTTGTCGAGAACTATATTCAGCGGGGAGGGCAGTAGGAGTGCTTGACCTCAGTGATTATGGCACCTCCGACTTCTTCCAAATCCTCAAGCGTCGCCACCCCGAATTACTCGCGACGCTTAATTCTTCTGATGTCGCCTCAGGTGGACACGTAACGGAGTCATCATTCCGTCCTTACGAAGGCACAACCGTCCTCGCTGTCGTCTATGATGCCGGGGTTGTTATGGCAGGTGACCGACAGGCAACAGAGGGTTATCAGGTCGGCGAGCGGCGAATTCAGAAAATCTATCCAGTTGATCGGCATTCCGCAATTGCTGTTGCGGGTGCCGCCGGTCCCTGCATTGAAATGGCAAAGCTCTTTCAAGTGGAGGTTGAATTTTACGAGAAGACGGAAGGCGTGAACCTTAGTCTCGAAGGACAGGCGAACTTCCTTTCACATCTGGTACGTTCAAACCTCGGACTTGCAATGCAAGGGTTAATCGTTTTACCGCTCTTTGCCGGTTATGATCTAAAGCAGCAGCGCGGTAGGATTTTTAAATATGATGCTATCGGCGGGCGTTATGAAGAAAACGATTATTACGCAATCGGTTCCGGCGGAAAAGATGCTCGTACGACACTTAAAAAACGCTACACACCAGAGATTGACCGTCAAGATGCCTTAGCAATCGTCGCTGAAGCCATCTGGGATGCTGCCGATGAAGATATAGCAACTGGCGGGCCCGATCTTATCCGGAAAATTTTTCCAACGCTTTACACTGTTACTGAAGAAGGAGTCGCCGAAGTTCCTGAGACGACTGTTGAGGCACTCTATCGCGAGCTTATCTCGCGTCTATAGGAGAATAGTAACCAGTAACCAGTTATCAGTAGCCAGTTAAAGAGGGGATATTGTGGCGGGAACATTATCTGTTACTACCACAAGGAGACTCGTAACTGGAAACTCGTAACTGGAAACTGACAACCGATATGTCCACACCCTATTATGTTTCACCGGAGCAAATTCGCCAAGATAAAGAGGATTTCGTCAGTCGCGGCATTGCGCAGGCGAAAGAGGTTGTCGTCTTAGAATACCGAGATGGACTCCTGATGGTTGCTGAGAATCCACGTAAAACCACCTTTAAAATTTCTGAAATTTATGACCGCATCGCCCTCGCAGCAGCCGGTAGGATTGCTGAATATGAAATACTGCGTGTTGTTGGTATCCGTGAGTCTGAAATTAAA includes these proteins:
- the arc gene encoding proteasome ATPase, which gives rise to MAIKRGNSEDAFEDQKTLDVVWYQQQMRALQGTIDMLEGELESMRQQQRVVHVKELETQLYETQRELMAAERRNKRLMSTLQEAKEKLQILKEKVAQLSAPPNNYGVFLGANQDGTVDIDISGRKWRVNIDPALKGKTLAVGQEVIVNSGMNVVAIKSAERHGDVVKIKERIEDELAIVSLRTDEERVVRIAESLKEEPLKTGDNVLLNHTTSMLMEKLPKREVEDLLLEEVPDIGYADIGGLDTQIEAIRDAIELPYLYPKEYEEFNLSPPKGVLLYGPPGCGKTLIARAVASSIAERVRKESGNDEVRGYFINIKGPELLNKYVGETERKIREVFQKARDKSREGFPVIIFFDEMDSLFRSRGMGISSDMESTLVPQFLSEIDGVENLRDVIVIGASNRQDLLDPAVLRPGRLDVKIKIDRPNSEGAKDIFAIYLTPDLPFAEKVCQQFQGDTQAIADHFVDEAVREMYATTDENRFIEVTYARGERETLFFKDFVSGAMIENIVSRAKKAAIKRFIGSDGADKGMCLDDLKAAIREEYHENEDLPNTTNPDDWAKISGRKGEKIVNIRALTNEPTREKKQDVRVTRGGTFL
- the dop gene encoding depupylase/deamidase Dop; this translates as MGTETEYGISVKNAREQDPVAASTLVVNAYKTCRGDVPSTATSVTWDYDQESPLMDARGFLAETETPISEADTSSAVNDILINGGRYYVDHAHPEYCTPECANARDLLLYEKAGELILEVSRLAAERLLLDNQEIIIYKNNTDYKGHSYGAHENYLMSRKVPFDTIVDGLMPFLVTRIIITGSGKVGAENGSEETDYQISQRADFFEKEVGLSTMVNRPLINTRDEPHADDKLYRRLHVIVGDSNMSEFSIYLKAGITSIALQLIEKGVIGKKFSLKDPVAAIKCISRDLSCKEEIELADGKQWSPIEVQRAYLKLAQEHLTPEERTPIVEDVLKKWQFVLDNLEIDPGRLSRYLDWIIKKKLLDAYRKRHEYQWDDAHVRMLDLQYHDIRPDKGLYIRLLKNGHVKRLLNHEEIVHAMHYPPVDTRAYFRGTCLRRFPKHIYSASWNSMIFIGKSGGLDKIMMDRPHFGTQKIVGELLNNCTAEELVKKIRGDASG
- a CDS encoding ubiquitin-like protein Pup, which gives rise to MSTEKQQEHLNRHVDETEEIQPDVGNGEMDEEFVEDLDTLLDEIDEILEEDSQEFVENYIQRGGQ
- the prcB gene encoding proteasome subunit beta → MLDLSDYGTSDFFQILKRRHPELLATLNSSDVASGGHVTESSFRPYEGTTVLAVVYDAGVVMAGDRQATEGYQVGERRIQKIYPVDRHSAIAVAGAAGPCIEMAKLFQVEVEFYEKTEGVNLSLEGQANFLSHLVRSNLGLAMQGLIVLPLFAGYDLKQQRGRIFKYDAIGGRYEENDYYAIGSGGKDARTTLKKRYTPEIDRQDALAIVAEAIWDAADEDIATGGPDLIRKIFPTLYTVTEEGVAEVPETTVEALYRELISRL